A DNA window from Enterobacter cloacae subsp. cloacae ATCC 13047 contains the following coding sequences:
- the htpG gene encoding molecular chaperone HtpG: MKGQETRGFQSEVKQLLHLMIHSLYSNKEIFLRELISNASDAADKLRFRALSNPDLYEGDGELRVRVSFNKENRTLTIADNGIGMNRDEVIDHLGTIAKSGTKAFLESMGSDQAKDSQLIGQFGVGFYSAFIVADKVTVRTRAAGDSAENGVFWESKGEGEYTVDDITKADRGTEITLHLREGEDDFLNDWRVRSIISKYSDHIALPVEIEKQEEKDGETVVSWEKINKAQALWTRNKAEIKDDEYNEFYKHIVHDFTDPLTWSHNRVEGKQEYTSLLYIPSQAPWDMWNRDHKHGLKLYVQRVFIMDDAEQFMPNYLRFVRGLIDSNDLPLNVSREILQDSTVTRNLRNALTKRTLQMLEKLAKDDAEKYQTFWKQFGLVLKEGPAEDTANVEAIAKLLRFASTHTDSSAQSVSLEEYVSRMKEGQEKIYYITADSYAAAKSSPHLELLRKKGIEVLLLSDRIDEWMMNYLTEFDGKPFQSVAKADESIDKLADEVDESAKEAEKALEPFVERVKTLLGDRVKEVRFTHRLTDTPAIVTTDADEMGTQMAKLFAAAGQAMPEVKYIFELNPDHPLVKRAADTQDETRFAEWVELLLDQSLLAERGTLEDPNLFIKRVNALLLA, from the coding sequence ATGAAAGGACAAGAAACCCGTGGTTTCCAGTCAGAAGTAAAACAGCTTCTGCACCTGATGATCCATTCCCTGTATTCCAACAAAGAAATCTTCCTGCGTGAGCTGATTTCCAACGCCTCCGATGCGGCGGACAAGCTGCGTTTCCGCGCGCTGTCTAACCCGGATCTGTATGAAGGCGACGGCGAGCTGCGCGTGCGCGTCTCTTTCAATAAAGAGAACCGCACCCTGACCATCGCCGATAACGGCATCGGCATGAACCGTGACGAGGTGATCGACCACCTCGGGACTATCGCCAAATCCGGGACCAAAGCGTTCCTGGAATCAATGGGCTCTGACCAGGCGAAAGACAGCCAGCTGATCGGCCAGTTCGGTGTGGGCTTCTATTCGGCGTTTATCGTGGCGGACAAAGTGACCGTGCGTACACGTGCGGCGGGTGACAGCGCGGAAAACGGCGTGTTCTGGGAATCCAAAGGTGAAGGTGAATACACCGTTGATGACATCACCAAAGCGGATCGCGGCACCGAAATCACCCTGCACCTGCGTGAAGGCGAAGACGATTTCCTGAACGACTGGCGCGTGCGCTCCATCATCAGCAAATATTCCGACCACATTGCCCTGCCGGTTGAGATTGAAAAGCAGGAAGAGAAAGACGGTGAAACCGTGGTCTCCTGGGAGAAAATCAACAAGGCGCAGGCCCTGTGGACGCGCAATAAGGCTGAAATCAAGGACGACGAATACAACGAGTTCTACAAACACATCGTCCACGACTTTACCGATCCGCTGACCTGGAGCCATAACCGTGTGGAAGGTAAGCAGGAGTACACCAGCCTGCTGTATATCCCGTCGCAGGCACCGTGGGATATGTGGAACCGCGATCACAAGCACGGTCTGAAGCTTTACGTTCAGCGTGTCTTCATCATGGACGACGCCGAGCAGTTCATGCCGAACTACCTGCGCTTTGTCCGTGGCCTGATAGATTCCAACGATCTGCCGCTGAACGTCTCCCGTGAAATTCTGCAGGACAGCACCGTGACCCGCAACCTGCGTAACGCGCTGACCAAACGTACGCTGCAGATGCTGGAAAAACTGGCGAAAGACGACGCGGAAAAATACCAGACCTTCTGGAAGCAGTTTGGCCTGGTGCTGAAAGAAGGCCCGGCGGAAGACACCGCGAACGTAGAAGCGATCGCCAAACTGCTGCGCTTTGCCTCTACGCACACTGACTCCTCCGCGCAGAGCGTGTCGCTGGAAGAGTACGTTTCCCGCATGAAAGAAGGGCAGGAGAAGATCTACTACATCACCGCCGACAGCTACGCCGCGGCGAAGAGCAGCCCACACCTGGAGCTGCTGCGTAAGAAAGGCATCGAAGTGCTGCTGCTTTCTGACCGCATCGACGAGTGGATGATGAACTACCTGACCGAGTTCGACGGTAAGCCATTCCAGTCTGTTGCCAAAGCCGATGAATCCATCGACAAGCTGGCGGATGAAGTGGATGAAAGCGCGAAAGAAGCCGAGAAGGCGCTGGAGCCGTTCGTTGAGCGCGTGAAAACCCTGCTGGGCGATCGTGTGAAAGAGGTGCGCTTCACCCACCGTCTGACCGATACGCCGGCGATTGTGACTACCGATGCGGACGAAATGGGTACCCAGATGGCGAAACTGTTCGCCGCGGCAGGTCAGGCGATGCCAGAAGTGAAATATATCTTCGAGCTGAACCCGGATCACCCGCTGGTGAAACGCGCGGCGGATACCCAGGACGAAACCCGCTTCGCTGAGTGGGTTGAACTGCTGCTGGATCAGTCTCTGCTGGCCGAGCGCGGCACGCTGGAAGATCCTAACCTCTTCATTAAACGTGTGAATGCGCTGCTGCTGGCGTAA